The following proteins come from a genomic window of Galactobacillus timonensis:
- a CDS encoding translation factor GTPase family protein has protein sequence MMKKATLGVLAHVDAGKTTTIETMLWRAGEIRKPGRVDFQNTVMDYDPEEKAHGITIYAKETHLTWKDLHLNIIDTPGHVDFSSEMERVLSVLDAALVVINGQKGPESHTTEIRDDLNAAAIPLVLFVNKMDISALSRSDLMKRLIDCFGSACVDFGAADREEHLAMASDDLLEAYMADGTIHPDLLRSAFARRQVIPVLFGSALKDDGVDRVLDLLDELLDPVTYPADFGARIYKISTADDGTRLTHVKITGGTLAARQNVGGDEKVKEIRIYSGKSYVQVPEVSAGDLAVLTGLASFQAGEGLGFEEGGITSLSSASMVYEMEAEPGANVLALADACRLLNEEDPDLSIDVDEQTHRITVEIRGAMQMEVLQKKIHERTGITVHFVNGTILYEETIAATTYGIGHFEPLRHYGEVQVRIDPLERGRGIVVESLVSADTFAAGWQNSVLSYYRHRRLRGVLTGSLLTDVKISLLAGRASLKHTKGGDLRQAASRALRQGLMKADNVLLEPYLKFSLRLPNDVLSHALYDLDQRKAEVQVEEDGGMMKISGRGPARTLLNYQQEVTAYSHGRGIFQAVGDGYDVCQDADAIVKQKAYDPLADLPRTPDSVFCANGAGYNVPWNEVEDLVTPVWALRRETAAVYAQQKVDEAEVKRVFEMTSGRNRNPDKNVKPRKKTEPAVQKKPVIEPDLEPCMIVDGYNFIFYDPELKRLSKEDLYLAREKAVEELSAYREFTGGRLIIVFDGYRVENNAGTVQRKGSVEVVYARTDETADAWIEANAVRLAKQYRLTVATSDALIQNSIFAHGAMRLSTRELLSRIDATKHSV, from the coding sequence ATGATGAAGAAAGCGACGCTTGGCGTGCTGGCACATGTCGATGCGGGAAAAACAACTACGATTGAAACGATGCTGTGGCGGGCGGGAGAAATCCGTAAGCCCGGACGCGTCGATTTTCAGAATACCGTCATGGATTACGATCCTGAAGAGAAGGCGCACGGCATAACAATCTATGCCAAGGAAACCCATCTCACCTGGAAGGATCTTCATCTAAATATTATCGATACACCGGGGCATGTTGATTTCTCGAGTGAAATGGAGCGTGTCCTTTCCGTTCTTGATGCGGCGCTGGTCGTGATCAATGGCCAGAAGGGACCGGAAAGTCATACGACTGAAATCCGGGATGATCTCAATGCGGCCGCCATTCCGCTGGTTCTCTTTGTAAACAAGATGGACATCAGTGCCTTGAGCCGCTCAGACCTGATGAAGCGCCTGATCGACTGCTTCGGATCTGCCTGTGTCGACTTTGGGGCGGCTGACAGGGAGGAGCATCTTGCCATGGCTTCCGATGATCTGCTGGAAGCGTATATGGCGGACGGAACGATTCATCCGGATTTACTGCGGTCCGCCTTTGCCAGACGGCAGGTCATTCCTGTTCTGTTCGGCTCAGCCCTGAAGGATGACGGCGTCGACCGTGTTCTCGATCTGCTGGATGAGCTGCTCGATCCTGTCACCTATCCCGCTGACTTTGGTGCCCGCATCTATAAGATTTCTACCGCCGATGACGGTACACGTCTGACGCATGTCAAGATCACGGGCGGCACGCTGGCGGCACGTCAGAATGTTGGCGGCGATGAGAAGGTCAAGGAGATCCGCATCTATTCCGGAAAAAGCTATGTACAGGTGCCGGAAGTATCGGCCGGGGATCTGGCGGTATTGACCGGTCTGGCATCCTTTCAGGCAGGGGAAGGCCTTGGCTTTGAAGAAGGCGGCATCACCTCCCTTTCCTCTGCGAGCATGGTATACGAGATGGAGGCGGAACCCGGGGCAAATGTGCTGGCCCTTGCGGATGCGTGCCGTCTGTTGAATGAAGAGGATCCGGATCTTTCGATTGATGTCGATGAACAGACGCACCGGATCACGGTCGAAATACGCGGGGCGATGCAGATGGAGGTGCTGCAGAAAAAGATCCATGAGCGCACCGGCATCACGGTGCACTTTGTCAATGGAACGATTCTGTATGAAGAAACGATCGCTGCCACAACTTACGGGATCGGCCACTTCGAGCCTCTGCGCCACTATGGCGAAGTGCAGGTTCGCATTGATCCATTGGAGCGCGGCCGGGGCATCGTTGTTGAATCGCTTGTGTCAGCAGATACCTTTGCGGCCGGCTGGCAGAATTCCGTTCTTTCCTACTACCGTCACCGCCGTCTGCGCGGTGTACTGACCGGGTCATTATTGACCGATGTGAAGATTTCATTATTGGCCGGCAGGGCGTCGCTGAAACATACCAAGGGCGGCGATCTCAGGCAGGCGGCAAGCAGGGCACTTCGCCAGGGCCTGATGAAAGCGGACAATGTTCTGCTGGAGCCGTATTTGAAGTTCAGCCTGCGGCTGCCGAATGATGTGCTGAGTCATGCGCTCTATGATCTGGATCAGCGCAAGGCAGAGGTTCAGGTCGAAGAAGACGGCGGCATGATGAAGATCTCTGGCCGGGGACCTGCCCGCACGCTGCTCAACTATCAGCAGGAAGTGACGGCATACTCGCATGGAAGGGGCATCTTTCAGGCGGTCGGCGATGGCTATGACGTCTGTCAGGATGCGGATGCGATCGTAAAGCAGAAGGCCTACGATCCGCTGGCCGATCTGCCGCGGACGCCGGACTCTGTCTTCTGCGCCAATGGAGCGGGCTATAACGTGCCCTGGAACGAGGTGGAAGATCTCGTGACACCGGTATGGGCCCTGCGGAGGGAAACGGCCGCGGTCTATGCGCAGCAGAAGGTGGATGAAGCGGAAGTGAAGCGCGTCTTTGAAATGACTTCCGGCCGCAATCGCAATCCGGATAAGAATGTAAAACCGCGGAAGAAGACGGAACCGGCGGTGCAGAAGAAGCCTGTTATTGAACCGGATCTTGAACCGTGCATGATCGTGGACGGATACAATTTCATCTTCTATGATCCGGAACTGAAGCGGCTTTCCAAAGAGGATCTCTATCTTGCCCGGGAAAAGGCGGTGGAAGAACTCAGTGCCTATCGGGAATTTACCGGCGGCCGGCTGATTATTGTCTTTGATGGCTATCGGGTAGAGAATAATGCCGGAACCGTGCAGAGAAAGGGCAGTGTCGAAGTTGTCTATGCGCGGACCGATGAGACCGCCGACGCATGGATTGAAGCCAATGCTGTCCGGCTTGCAAAGCAATACAGGCTGACGGTGGCGACATCGGACGCACTGATTCAGAATTCCATCTTTGCGCACGGGGCGATGCGGCTGTCGACGCGGGAGCTTCTGAGCCGCATTGATGCGACAAAACATTCGGTTTGA
- a CDS encoding MalY/PatB family protein: MKYDFETLIERHGKDSIAVECPPNGELTKAGFTQIPMWVADMNFPTVPTIPERIAERAAHPAYGYYEPRKEYFDAIIDWQRTQNHVTDLKKEDIGYENGVLGGVASALRVFCQPGDAILVHAPTYIGFTHVFTSAGYNPVLSYLKKDENGVWRMDYADMEQKIRENNIHTTVFCSPHNPCGRVWEKEEIEKAMALFEKYQVNVISDEIWSDLILAGHQHFPTQSVSAYAHDHTAAFYAPSKTFNLAGLIGSYHIIYNKAIRDEVVRASKTTHYNSMNVLSMYALMGAYTPEGHDWLNQLREVLTKNTAYGAQYIKDHFKGVECAAPQGTYMLFLHCEDWCRAHNVDMDTLQKKGAEVGVMWQDGRPFHDPYGIRMNLAVPYSLVVEAFDRLDKYVFNAEKD, from the coding sequence ATGAAATACGATTTTGAGACATTGATAGAGCGTCATGGCAAGGATTCGATCGCGGTGGAATGCCCGCCGAACGGTGAATTGACGAAGGCAGGATTTACGCAGATTCCGATGTGGGTAGCGGATATGAACTTTCCGACGGTCCCTACGATCCCTGAACGGATTGCAGAGCGCGCGGCACATCCTGCCTATGGCTACTATGAACCGCGGAAGGAATATTTCGATGCGATCATTGACTGGCAGCGGACACAGAACCATGTCACCGATCTGAAGAAAGAAGACATCGGTTACGAAAACGGCGTTCTGGGCGGTGTCGCTTCGGCGCTTCGCGTTTTCTGTCAGCCGGGTGATGCGATTCTTGTACATGCGCCGACCTACATCGGCTTTACGCATGTGTTTACTTCTGCCGGCTATAATCCGGTACTTTCCTATCTTAAGAAGGATGAAAATGGTGTCTGGCGCATGGACTACGCAGACATGGAACAGAAGATCAGGGAGAACAATATTCATACGACTGTCTTCTGCTCGCCCCATAATCCCTGCGGACGCGTCTGGGAGAAAGAAGAGATTGAGAAGGCGATGGCCCTGTTTGAGAAGTATCAGGTCAACGTCATTTCAGATGAGATCTGGTCTGATCTGATTCTTGCGGGTCACCAGCATTTTCCGACGCAGTCGGTGTCTGCCTATGCCCATGACCATACGGCTGCCTTCTACGCGCCCAGCAAGACATTCAACCTGGCCGGTCTGATCGGCAGCTACCATATCATCTACAACAAGGCAATCCGTGACGAAGTGGTGCGGGCTTCCAAAACGACGCATTACAATTCGATGAATGTACTGTCGATGTACGCTTTGATGGGTGCGTATACGCCCGAGGGTCATGACTGGCTGAATCAGCTGCGCGAAGTGCTGACGAAGAATACCGCCTATGGTGCGCAGTATATTAAGGATCACTTCAAGGGTGTTGAATGCGCAGCGCCGCAGGGAACATACATGTTGTTCCTGCATTGCGAAGACTGGTGCAGGGCACACAATGTCGATATGGATACGCTGCAGAAGAAAGGCGCCGAGGTCGGTGTCATGTGGCAGGACGGCCGTCCGTTCCATGATCCGTACGGCATCCGCATGAACCTTGCCGTTCCGTATTCCCTTGTCGTGGAAGCGTTCGACCGACTCGACAAGTATGTGTTCAATGCAGAGAAGGATTAA
- the nagB gene encoding glucosamine-6-phosphate deaminase, with product MFNIIIRDTYEELSAEAFKPVKEVLKKEHPVLGLATGSSPVGLYKEMIRDHKENGTSYQNVVTFNLDEYVGIPQNHAQSYYTFMHENLFNYIDCPESHIHVPEGFRKDEEQACVDYENALKQYSVDIQVLGIGRDGHIAFNEPGTPFTSETHLMDLTEETRTDNARFFDGDINQVPKKAITQGLASIMRAKKIILIATGENKAQAVYDMIKGPKSTNCPASILQDHADVRVYLDKAAASKLD from the coding sequence ATGTTCAACATCATTATCCGCGACACCTATGAAGAACTTTCTGCCGAAGCATTCAAGCCTGTTAAGGAAGTTCTGAAGAAGGAGCACCCGGTTCTGGGCCTTGCGACAGGTTCTTCACCCGTTGGCCTTTACAAGGAAATGATCCGCGACCATAAGGAAAACGGAACATCCTATCAGAACGTTGTCACCTTCAACCTGGATGAATATGTAGGCATCCCGCAGAATCACGCCCAGTCCTATTACACGTTCATGCATGAAAACCTGTTCAATTACATCGACTGCCCCGAGAGCCACATTCATGTTCCGGAAGGCTTCCGCAAAGATGAGGAACAGGCATGCGTCGATTATGAAAATGCCCTGAAGCAGTACTCCGTTGACATTCAGGTTCTCGGCATCGGCAGAGACGGACACATCGCCTTCAACGAGCCGGGCACGCCGTTCACAAGCGAAACACATCTGATGGACCTCACCGAAGAAACACGTACCGATAATGCCCGCTTCTTCGACGGCGACATCAACCAGGTCCCGAAGAAGGCAATCACCCAGGGTCTCGCATCCATCATGCGTGCAAAGAAGATCATCCTGATTGCGACCGGCGAAAACAAGGCCCAGGCAGTCTATGACATGATCAAGGGTCCCAAGAGCACAAACTGCCCTGCCTCCATTCTGCAGGACCACGCAGATGTTAGGGTCTATCTTGACAAGGCAGCTGCTTCCAAGCTGGACTGA
- a CDS encoding IS1634 family transposase, translated as MRVAVLNANTPSETVYIQKDFYLGDVRGRKTNTNSNGKKRTTKIVARLGKMSELMAQMNMSRDEVIAWAKEKAKQMTEEEKAENEKISVDYHPDLRIEKGADRLFGSGYLFLQSLYYSLRLDNTCRTIRNRHKFQYDLNAILSDLIYARILEPGSKQASYKYCQSLLEAPKYEPHDVYRALSVLAEEMDYIMADVYKSSNFVIHRNKHILYYDCTNFFFEIEEDDSLREYGKSKENRPNPIVQMGLLMDADGIPMAMSIFNGSANEQPSLQPLEQKVIRSCNFDKFVICTDGGLGSEANRQFNDIHDRAFIVTQSLKKLKKDEREAAMNSQNWKRLSDGAAVHNMDEVIADPESHTGELYYKEEPYGTSKVPGQLMIVTYSPKYALYQKSIRDKQVERAKKMIEDGARKRGKRNPNDPARFIQKQSVTQDGEVANKTILSLDEDKVNAEAMYDGFYAVCTNLVDDPVKDILSVSEGRWEIEESFRIMKTDFKSRPVHVSREDRIKAHFLTCYLALLVYRILEKKLNEKYTTCEILSTLRAMKLLAIEGLGYQPAYTRTDITDDLHEAFGFYTDYEIMKKNKLRTIIRQTKQKQA; from the coding sequence ATGAGAGTTGCTGTGCTGAATGCCAATACCCCTTCCGAAACCGTTTATATCCAGAAGGATTTCTACCTCGGCGATGTCCGCGGCAGAAAAACGAATACTAATTCCAACGGTAAAAAGAGAACCACTAAAATCGTTGCCCGACTCGGAAAAATGTCTGAGCTTATGGCACAGATGAATATGTCCAGAGATGAGGTCATTGCCTGGGCAAAAGAAAAGGCCAAACAAATGACGGAGGAAGAGAAAGCGGAGAACGAAAAGATCTCCGTCGATTATCATCCTGACCTCCGGATCGAAAAAGGTGCGGACCGTCTCTTTGGCTCTGGTTATCTTTTTCTGCAGAGTCTTTACTATTCCCTGCGCCTGGATAACACCTGCCGCACGATCCGCAATCGTCATAAATTCCAATATGATTTGAATGCGATTCTTTCCGACCTGATATATGCACGCATACTTGAGCCGGGCAGCAAACAGGCTTCCTACAAGTACTGTCAATCCCTCCTGGAAGCTCCGAAATATGAGCCTCATGATGTTTATCGCGCTCTCTCCGTTCTGGCTGAAGAGATGGATTACATCATGGCGGATGTTTATAAATCAAGCAATTTTGTCATTCATCGTAACAAGCACATTCTTTACTATGACTGCACCAACTTCTTCTTTGAGATCGAAGAGGACGACAGTCTCAGAGAATATGGCAAGAGCAAAGAAAACAGGCCGAATCCAATTGTTCAGATGGGCTTACTGATGGACGCCGACGGTATCCCGATGGCGATGTCGATTTTTAACGGCTCTGCCAATGAGCAGCCATCCCTGCAGCCTTTGGAACAAAAGGTCATTCGCAGCTGCAATTTCGATAAGTTTGTCATCTGCACCGATGGAGGTCTTGGCAGCGAAGCTAATCGCCAGTTCAACGATATTCATGACCGTGCCTTTATCGTCACTCAATCACTCAAAAAGCTGAAGAAAGATGAGCGGGAAGCCGCCATGAACAGCCAGAACTGGAAACGTTTATCGGATGGGGCGGCTGTCCATAACATGGATGAGGTCATCGCTGATCCGGAATCTCATACAGGTGAGTTGTATTACAAAGAAGAGCCTTATGGAACAAGCAAGGTTCCTGGCCAGCTGATGATTGTCACCTATTCACCCAAGTATGCCCTCTACCAGAAATCAATTCGTGACAAACAGGTTGAACGGGCGAAGAAAATGATTGAAGACGGTGCCAGGAAAAGAGGAAAGCGTAATCCAAACGATCCGGCCAGATTCATTCAGAAACAATCCGTCACCCAGGACGGCGAAGTTGCCAACAAAACGATTCTGTCTCTGGATGAAGACAAGGTCAATGCCGAGGCAATGTATGACGGTTTCTATGCCGTCTGCACCAACCTCGTAGACGATCCGGTGAAAGATATTCTCTCTGTCAGCGAAGGCAGATGGGAAATTGAAGAATCCTTCCGAATCATGAAAACAGATTTCAAATCAAGACCTGTACACGTATCAAGAGAAGACCGAATCAAGGCCCACTTTTTGACATGTTATCTGGCTCTCCTGGTTTATCGTATTCTGGAAAAAAAGCTCAATGAAAAATACACAACATGCGAGATCCTAAGTACTTTGCGTGCGATGAAGCTGCTGGCAATTGAAGGGCTCGGATACCAACCTGCCTATACAAGGACAGATATAACAGACGACCTGCATGAAGCTTTTGGCTTTTATACGGATTACGAAATCATGAAGAAAAACAAGCTCCGAACAATTATTCGCCAAACGAAGCAAAAGCAGGCTTAA
- a CDS encoding RNA-guided endonuclease InsQ/TnpB family protein, with translation MYLTQTNYIRHLPKDQYEAILEMCSYANNLYNVGLYQIRQYFFATNKYLRYEENYHLCKDNENYKLLQAGISQQILRTCDHAFRSFFALLSKKKSGSYDKKVRIPHYRTKGGKYLLVLSTNAINIRNGNLIVPMSRTFSKQHPDLDSIRIPVPERISGRHIAEVRIVPVLNGKALKIQYCYEQEEEPQNLNADNVLAIDVGLDNLASCVTTTGTSFIVDGRKIKSINQWYNRQIAHYASIKDHQNIKGFTARMSRITDKRNRQVTDYMHKAARHIVDYCIANDIGTLIVGHSVDQKQSVNMGKANNQKFVQIPFDQLRTYLKTLCERYGIAYIETEESYTSKASFLDGDAIPVYDTKHPYAGTFSGKRIKRGLYRTKENTLVNADINGACNIAKKGKQNLSFEGLCRGLLASPLRIRIA, from the coding sequence ATGTATCTGACGCAGACAAACTACATTCGGCATCTCCCGAAGGACCAGTACGAAGCGATCCTTGAGATGTGCTCGTATGCCAACAATCTGTACAACGTTGGACTGTATCAGATCCGTCAGTATTTCTTTGCGACGAACAAGTATCTGCGGTATGAAGAGAACTACCATCTTTGCAAAGATAATGAAAATTACAAGCTGCTGCAGGCCGGCATTTCCCAGCAGATCCTGCGGACGTGCGACCATGCCTTCCGGTCGTTCTTTGCGCTGCTGAGCAAAAAGAAGTCCGGCAGCTACGACAAGAAAGTGCGCATTCCGCACTACCGCACGAAAGGCGGAAAGTATCTCCTGGTATTGTCAACGAACGCGATCAACATCAGAAACGGCAATCTGATCGTTCCGATGAGTCGTACGTTTTCAAAGCAGCATCCGGATCTGGATTCCATACGCATTCCGGTACCTGAAAGAATTTCAGGCAGGCACATCGCTGAAGTACGCATCGTGCCCGTTCTGAACGGCAAGGCACTGAAGATTCAGTACTGCTACGAACAGGAAGAAGAGCCGCAGAATCTGAATGCGGACAATGTATTAGCCATTGATGTCGGTCTCGATAATCTTGCGTCGTGTGTAACAACCACGGGGACGTCCTTCATCGTTGATGGACGTAAGATCAAATCAATCAACCAGTGGTACAACAGGCAGATTGCACACTACGCATCGATCAAAGACCATCAGAACATCAAAGGCTTTACAGCCCGTATGAGCCGCATCACAGACAAGCGTAACCGGCAGGTGACAGACTACATGCACAAGGCTGCACGCCATATCGTTGATTACTGCATTGCCAATGATATCGGCACGCTCATTGTCGGACACAGCGTTGACCAGAAACAGTCGGTCAATATGGGCAAAGCGAATAATCAGAAGTTTGTTCAGATCCCGTTTGACCAGCTTCGCACGTATCTGAAAACGCTGTGCGAACGATATGGCATTGCGTACATCGAAACGGAAGAATCGTACACGTCAAAGGCATCGTTCTTAGACGGTGACGCGATTCCGGTGTACGACACAAAACATCCGTATGCCGGTACATTCTCAGGCAAACGCATCAAACGGGGATTGTACAGAACCAAAGAAAACACGCTCGTTAACGCAGACATCAACGGAGCGTGCAACATTGCAAAGAAAGGTAAACAGAACCTCAGCTTTGAGGGACTGTGTAGAGGGCTGTTGGCAAGCCCTTTGAGAATAAGGATTGCGTAA
- a CDS encoding ECF transporter S component yields the protein MNTDSHNRTLKLVLTALMAALAYISFTFLKINIPTPGGYTAFHLGNTFDVLASLLLGGWLGGIAGAIGMGIGDLLDPIYVTVAPKTIILKLGIGLITGLFAHKIFKIKTLEGKKLTKAVFLSSTAGMVFNIIGEPLFGYVYTAYILGTPEKAAKTLMAWNAITTTTNAVLTIIIASLLYLAIYPRLKNNGTLQKITPKD from the coding sequence ATGAACACAGATAGCCACAACCGCACACTGAAGCTGGTACTGACTGCCCTGATGGCAGCCCTTGCCTATATCTCATTTACCTTTCTGAAGATCAACATTCCGACACCGGGCGGCTACACGGCCTTTCACCTAGGCAATACGTTTGATGTCCTGGCATCGTTGCTGCTGGGCGGATGGCTCGGCGGCATCGCAGGCGCGATCGGCATGGGCATCGGCGACCTGCTCGATCCGATCTATGTCACCGTCGCACCGAAGACCATCATCCTGAAGCTTGGCATCGGACTGATCACCGGCCTGTTTGCCCATAAGATTTTCAAAATCAAAACCCTGGAAGGAAAGAAGCTCACGAAGGCTGTCTTCCTCTCCTCCACGGCAGGCATGGTGTTCAATATTATTGGTGAACCTCTGTTTGGCTACGTCTATACGGCCTACATCCTCGGGACACCGGAAAAAGCAGCCAAGACCCTGATGGCATGGAACGCCATTACGACGACGACCAACGCCGTTCTCACCATCATCATCGCTTCGCTTTTGTACCTGGCAATCTATCCCCGTCTGAAAAATAACGGTACACTCCAGAAGATCACTCCCAAAGACTGA
- a CDS encoding DUF438 domain-containing protein, whose protein sequence is MTKKIDLNKTVFELTEQYPELIDIMADLGFTEITKKPVLNSVGKIMTIPKGAKMKNISMMDVVTTLMANGFELEGTMPDIKAAQPAPAAAPTAAPSDEQTEQLKAYLRRLGEGEDLESVRADFVREFSEVDPSAIMKAEQELMKEGTPLSQVQKLCDIHSALFHGKTRQEQIANAEKAVNESLKRQKIQEQMAKRTVFPPKDYSNKNAKAAALEAIDGHPLHTLTAENNVLSRLIEEYRKSPSDALLANIRELSIHYAKKGDLLYPLLKVKYGITGPSDVMWTVDDEIRDELGALAKEAQHDEAWNERATAVLKRTEEMIYKEQNILFPICAVNFSEQEWYGIYRDAKDYADCLTVTKESWPDAEKAAAPAQTPVQGEIVMPGGHLTPAQLTALLNTIPMEITFVDADNINRFFNEGPKVFKRPGMAIDREVFSCHPPKIEPMVRQIIDDFRSGKRDEVPVWMEKGGKTMLVRYFAVRDSEGNYLGTAELVQDMEFAKEHFMNRTN, encoded by the coding sequence ATGACCAAGAAGATTGACCTGAACAAAACTGTATTCGAGCTCACGGAACAATATCCGGAACTCATCGATATTATGGCAGACCTCGGTTTTACGGAAATCACAAAGAAGCCCGTCCTCAATTCCGTCGGCAAAATCATGACCATTCCCAAGGGCGCAAAGATGAAGAACATCTCCATGATGGATGTGGTAACCACCCTGATGGCAAACGGCTTTGAGCTCGAAGGCACCATGCCTGACATCAAAGCAGCACAGCCGGCTCCTGCAGCAGCACCCACTGCTGCACCCTCGGATGAGCAGACCGAACAGTTGAAGGCTTACCTGCGCCGGCTCGGTGAAGGAGAAGACCTTGAAAGTGTACGTGCCGACTTTGTCCGTGAATTCAGTGAAGTCGATCCCTCTGCCATCATGAAGGCGGAGCAGGAACTGATGAAGGAAGGGACGCCGCTCTCGCAGGTACAGAAGCTCTGCGACATTCATTCCGCTCTCTTCCACGGCAAAACCCGCCAGGAGCAGATTGCCAACGCCGAAAAGGCCGTTAACGAATCTCTGAAACGTCAGAAGATTCAGGAACAGATGGCAAAGCGTACCGTCTTCCCCCCGAAGGATTACAGCAACAAAAACGCAAAGGCAGCCGCTCTCGAAGCCATCGACGGACATCCTCTGCACACTCTGACCGCCGAGAACAACGTCCTCAGCCGCCTGATTGAAGAATACAGGAAATCGCCCAGCGACGCTCTGCTTGCGAACATCCGTGAACTGTCCATCCACTATGCAAAAAAAGGCGACCTCCTGTATCCTCTGCTCAAGGTAAAGTACGGAATCACCGGCCCTTCAGATGTCATGTGGACCGTTGACGATGAGATCCGCGACGAACTGGGCGCTCTTGCAAAGGAAGCGCAGCACGATGAGGCCTGGAACGAACGCGCCACTGCAGTTTTGAAGCGGACCGAAGAAATGATCTACAAGGAGCAGAATATTCTCTTCCCGATCTGCGCCGTCAACTTCAGTGAGCAGGAATGGTACGGCATCTACCGCGACGCCAAAGATTATGCCGACTGCCTCACAGTCACGAAGGAAAGCTGGCCCGACGCAGAAAAGGCAGCCGCCCCGGCACAGACACCTGTTCAGGGTGAAATTGTCATGCCCGGCGGACATTTGACGCCTGCGCAGCTGACTGCCCTTTTGAATACGATTCCGATGGAAATTACCTTTGTCGACGCTGACAATATCAACCGCTTCTTCAATGAGGGGCCGAAGGTATTCAAGCGTCCCGGCATGGCCATCGACCGCGAAGTATTCTCCTGCCACCCGCCGAAGATCGAGCCGATGGTGCGCCAGATCATTGACGACTTCCGCAGCGGCAAGCGTGATGAAGTTCCGGTCTGGATGGAGAAAGGCGGAAAGACCATGCTCGTAAGATATTTCGCCGTCCGTGATTCGGAAGGAAATTATCTCGGAACAGCCGAACTGGTCCAGGATATGGAATTTGCCAAAGAGCATTTCATGAACCGGACCAATTAA
- a CDS encoding DUF1858 domain-containing protein: MENNVITGKSLVGDLVNNYPETAEVFYGIGMYCLGCPASQADSVEDACAIHGVDAAAVVQALNDKIAEVRG; this comes from the coding sequence ATGGAAAACAACGTAATTACAGGAAAATCACTGGTAGGCGATCTGGTGAACAACTATCCGGAAACCGCCGAAGTATTCTACGGCATCGGCATGTACTGCCTCGGCTGCCCCGCTTCTCAGGCAGATTCCGTCGAAGATGCCTGCGCCATTCACGGCGTTGATGCGGCCGCGGTTGTTCAGGCGCTGAACGACAAAATCGCCGAAGTCAGAGGGTAA